The following proteins are encoded in a genomic region of Streptomyces lunaelactis:
- a CDS encoding GlxA family transcriptional regulator, which yields MTGRASGGAHHVVVVALENVLALDIGIPWQVFGSWRDGPYTLTVCAERPGPVPMHGGPPLSVAHGLDCLASADTVIVPGYLEPDVPGAEVTAALAGAAVRGTRMASICTGAFALAAAGLLDGRRATTHWLYAQALARRYPRVTVVPEDLYIDEGQVLTSGGVSSGLDLCLHLIRRDHGPRLANQQARLLVAAPHRTGGQAPFIDLPVRPEPSDSPALYDWALRNLHQPLTVDQLARRAGMSRRTLIRRFHTDTGLPPMRWLLDARLARARELLESGDLTVEAVARHCGLGTPANFRTLFKAHVGVPPSVYRETFVG from the coding sequence ATGACGGGTCGGGCATCAGGCGGGGCACACCACGTGGTCGTGGTGGCCCTCGAAAACGTCCTCGCGCTGGACATCGGGATCCCCTGGCAGGTCTTCGGGAGCTGGCGGGACGGCCCGTACACGCTCACGGTCTGCGCCGAACGGCCCGGCCCCGTCCCGATGCACGGCGGCCCGCCGCTGTCCGTCGCGCACGGTCTGGACTGCCTGGCATCCGCCGACACCGTGATCGTCCCGGGCTACCTGGAGCCGGACGTGCCCGGCGCCGAGGTGACCGCCGCACTGGCGGGGGCGGCAGTCCGCGGCACCCGCATGGCGTCCATCTGCACCGGCGCGTTCGCCCTCGCCGCCGCCGGCCTCCTCGACGGCCGCCGGGCCACCACGCACTGGCTGTACGCGCAGGCGCTGGCCCGGCGGTACCCCCGGGTGACGGTCGTGCCCGAAGATCTGTACATCGACGAGGGCCAGGTGCTCACTTCAGGCGGCGTGTCCTCCGGCCTGGACCTGTGCCTCCACCTCATCCGCCGCGACCACGGCCCCCGCCTGGCGAACCAGCAGGCCCGCCTGCTGGTGGCCGCCCCTCACCGCACCGGCGGCCAGGCCCCGTTCATCGACCTGCCGGTGCGACCCGAGCCGTCCGACAGTCCTGCGCTGTACGACTGGGCCCTGCGCAACCTGCACCAGCCGCTCACTGTCGACCAGTTGGCGCGCCGGGCCGGCATGTCCCGCCGGACCCTGATCCGCCGCTTCCACACCGACACCGGCCTGCCGCCCATGCGGTGGCTGCTCGACGCCCGGCTTGCCCGCGCACGCGAACTCCTCGAATCCGGCGACCTCACGGTCGAAGCCGTCGCACGCCACTGCGGCCTGGGCACCCCGGCCAACTTCCGGACGCTGTTCAAGGCGCACGTCGGAGTGCCGCCCAGTGTCTACCGCGAGACGTTCGTCGGCTGA
- a CDS encoding HD domain-containing protein, with the protein MDTEARLLPALPDTPVARAAVELVRSRESEPVANHSIRSYVFAALLAEHEGLKPGIDFDAELLFHACVLHDLGASPSAPGQARFEVEGADMAARFLAEHGYGADKTDPVWEAIALHTSDGIAERRGVLAYLTRRGIGVDIGFGTEFVTDAQGEALHGCYPRLDMATVLVDDVVRQAARSPQAGARYTVPGEFLRERGEPGAVTALELAARASRWGS; encoded by the coding sequence ATGGACACTGAAGCCCGCCTCCTGCCGGCGCTCCCGGACACCCCCGTCGCCCGCGCCGCCGTCGAGCTGGTTCGGTCGCGCGAGAGCGAGCCCGTCGCCAACCACAGCATCCGCAGCTACGTGTTCGCCGCGCTGCTGGCCGAACACGAAGGGCTGAAGCCGGGCATCGACTTCGACGCCGAGCTCCTCTTCCACGCCTGCGTCCTGCACGACCTCGGGGCCTCGCCGTCGGCGCCGGGCCAGGCGCGCTTCGAGGTCGAAGGCGCCGACATGGCCGCCCGGTTCCTCGCCGAGCACGGCTATGGCGCCGACAAGACCGACCCGGTGTGGGAGGCGATCGCCCTGCACACCTCGGACGGCATCGCCGAACGCCGTGGCGTGCTGGCCTACCTCACCCGCCGGGGCATCGGAGTCGACATCGGCTTCGGAACCGAGTTCGTCACCGACGCCCAGGGCGAGGCGCTCCACGGCTGCTACCCGCGGCTGGACATGGCCACCGTGCTGGTCGACGACGTCGTGCGGCAGGCCGCCCGCTCCCCGCAGGCCGGCGCCCGCTACACCGTCCCAGGCGAATTCCTCCGCGAGCGCGGCGAACCCGGCGCCGTTACCGCCCTCGAACTCGCGGCGCGGGCCTCCCGCTGGGGCTCCTGA
- a CDS encoding alpha/beta hydrolase has protein sequence MIVLPGGAYAAHSAHEAEPIAGWLGGLGISASVFRYPLHARHPEPLLALRAEIRSRREQGAERIGLIGFSAGGHLAGHAALASTADPRESVQFAVLGYAITSMETETYRPSRIILLGEDASLDLRRETSLDKLVTAQSPPFFLWHTAEDVYVPPEHTYRLAGALAAHDVPHTVHVFAHGPHSLGLARGAGDAVAWTTFAASWIAEQIDAPARSTTTSHRWRQGQTP, from the coding sequence ATGATCGTGCTCCCCGGCGGCGCGTACGCGGCGCACTCGGCTCACGAAGCGGAGCCTATCGCCGGCTGGCTCGGTGGGCTCGGCATCTCGGCGAGCGTGTTCCGGTACCCGCTCCATGCGCGCCATCCCGAGCCGCTGCTGGCGCTGCGGGCCGAGATCCGGAGCCGCCGCGAACAGGGCGCCGAGCGCATAGGTCTGATCGGGTTCTCAGCGGGAGGGCACCTGGCCGGGCACGCCGCGCTCGCATCGACCGCCGACCCGCGTGAGTCGGTCCAGTTCGCCGTACTCGGCTACGCGATCACGTCGATGGAGACCGAGACCTACCGGCCCTCGCGGATCATCCTGCTCGGCGAGGACGCCTCACTGGACCTGCGGCGTGAGACATCGCTGGACAAGCTCGTGACCGCCCAGTCACCACCGTTCTTCCTGTGGCACACCGCCGAGGACGTCTACGTCCCTCCGGAGCACACCTACCGCCTCGCCGGGGCCTTGGCCGCGCACGACGTACCGCACACAGTCCATGTCTTCGCGCACGGTCCCCACAGTCTCGGGCTTGCCCGAGGGGCTGGCGATGCGGTGGCCTGGACCACGTTCGCAGCCTCCTGGATCGCCGAACAGATCGACGCTCCCGCCAGAAGCACCACGACCTCGCACCGCTGGCGACAGGGGCAAACGCCATGA
- a CDS encoding GlcG/HbpS family heme-binding protein yields the protein MSIKLEAAQAMIEKARAHAVAIGVPMNIAVVDGGGHLVAFARMDGSILGSIEIALAKAKTSVLFNGPSENLWEFCKPGGPAPATEYTNGGLIPYAGGLPVHDDNGTLIGAIGISGGMPVQDGEVARIALGKEAR from the coding sequence ATGAGTATCAAGCTGGAGGCGGCCCAAGCCATGATCGAGAAGGCCCGCGCCCACGCTGTGGCGATCGGCGTCCCGATGAACATCGCCGTCGTCGACGGCGGCGGACACCTGGTCGCGTTCGCCCGCATGGACGGGTCGATCCTCGGCTCGATCGAGATCGCGCTGGCCAAGGCGAAGACCTCGGTTCTGTTCAACGGCCCGAGCGAGAACCTGTGGGAGTTCTGTAAGCCCGGCGGCCCGGCTCCCGCGACCGAGTACACCAACGGCGGCCTGATCCCCTACGCCGGCGGCCTCCCTGTGCACGACGACAACGGCACTCTGATCGGCGCCATCGGCATCTCGGGCGGCATGCCCGTCCAGGACGGCGAGGTCGCCCGCATCGCGCTCGGAAAGGAAGCACGATGA
- a CDS encoding SDR family oxidoreductase, protein MKKILIAGAGTGLGRGTAIGLARAGHQVIATTEIWSQVTELRKHIEELGLQDRVTVDKLDVLDARDIAAVSGWDFDTFVSNAAIGDCGPLAEIPVELVRRTFETNVFANLELTQRVIRTWVDAGTSGRIVIVSSMGGMLTAFGLGPYCATKHALEAIAATLRDELTPTGITVQTINPGAYLTGFNDRIADTTFRWLDDAVNFNRTKDVKARFAEILADQYDPQDVIDKMVEIIGAKQGKYRNVWPPATEELIKQVQEAAWSRTV, encoded by the coding sequence ATGAAGAAGATCCTGATCGCCGGCGCCGGCACCGGCCTGGGCCGAGGCACCGCCATCGGCCTGGCCCGGGCCGGGCACCAGGTCATCGCCACCACGGAGATCTGGTCGCAGGTGACCGAACTGCGCAAGCACATCGAGGAACTCGGCCTGCAGGACCGCGTCACGGTCGACAAGCTCGACGTCCTGGACGCCCGCGACATCGCGGCTGTCTCCGGCTGGGACTTCGACACCTTCGTCAGCAACGCCGCGATCGGCGACTGCGGGCCGCTTGCGGAGATCCCCGTCGAGCTGGTCCGGCGCACGTTCGAGACGAACGTCTTCGCGAACCTGGAACTCACCCAGCGGGTGATCCGCACCTGGGTGGACGCCGGCACGTCGGGCCGCATCGTCATCGTCAGCTCGATGGGCGGCATGCTGACCGCATTCGGCCTGGGCCCCTATTGCGCGACCAAACACGCGCTCGAAGCGATCGCGGCGACCCTGCGCGACGAGCTCACGCCGACCGGCATCACCGTGCAGACCATCAACCCCGGGGCGTACCTGACCGGGTTCAACGACCGCATCGCGGACACGACCTTCCGGTGGCTGGACGACGCCGTCAACTTCAACCGGACCAAGGACGTGAAGGCCCGCTTCGCGGAGATCCTCGCCGACCAGTACGACCCGCAAGACGTGATCGACAAGATGGTCGAAATCATCGGCGCCAAGCAGGGAAAGTACCGGAACGTCTGGCCCCCGGCGACCGAGGAACTCATCAAGCAGGTCCAAGAGGCCGCCTGGAGTCGGACGGTGTGA
- a CDS encoding alpha/beta fold hydrolase yields MTSAALTGSVLRTRIVDGLAIRHVNTGEQSGPTLLMTSPWPESLLAFRRIWPHLAPMGRLVAVDLPGFGHSEGRTELFTPSAMATSCMP; encoded by the coding sequence ATGACCAGCGCAGCGCTGACCGGGAGTGTCCTGCGAACGCGAATCGTCGACGGCCTGGCGATCCGCCACGTGAATACCGGCGAACAGTCGGGGCCGACGCTCCTCATGACGAGCCCGTGGCCGGAGAGCCTCCTCGCGTTCCGCCGCATCTGGCCGCACCTGGCGCCCATGGGTCGGCTGGTGGCCGTAGACCTGCCCGGGTTCGGCCACTCGGAGGGGCGCACCGAGCTCTTCACCCCCTCGGCGATGGCGACTTCCTGTATGCCCTGA
- a CDS encoding S1 family peptidase: MGIRSVIRRRSLLSAALTALATSALVVPATAHGSTGQDTAPGSVGTRIVGGRFVTEQKPSIASLGGANHRCTSTIIAPRWVLTAAHCVGPGDRPFVRIGSLDRTQGGYTAWAVRVIQHPYYNWPSNDIALVQLDRDVRTTYSPLASAGDIAQNQAAEVYGWGSEQADWGGLLPTRLKYARGYMIGTRCTPANPAVLCFGAGNGTTAGGDSGGPLMVWSPQTGSWVQAGVSAVGPKPSGGWSGYTNIANYRTWIRQITGV, translated from the coding sequence ATGGGCATACGATCCGTCATACGTCGGCGGTCGCTGCTGAGCGCGGCGCTCACCGCACTGGCGACCAGCGCGCTTGTTGTGCCGGCAACCGCCCACGGCAGCACCGGCCAGGACACCGCCCCCGGCTCTGTCGGTACGCGCATCGTCGGCGGCCGGTTCGTCACTGAGCAAAAGCCCTCCATCGCCTCGCTCGGGGGCGCGAACCACCGCTGCACCTCCACCATCATCGCCCCGCGCTGGGTGCTCACCGCCGCCCACTGCGTCGGCCCCGGCGACCGCCCCTTCGTGCGGATCGGTTCGCTGGACCGCACCCAGGGCGGCTACACCGCATGGGCCGTCAGAGTAATCCAGCACCCCTACTACAACTGGCCCAGCAACGACATCGCGCTGGTGCAGCTGGACCGGGATGTCCGCACCACGTACTCCCCGCTGGCGAGCGCCGGCGACATCGCCCAGAACCAGGCGGCCGAGGTGTACGGCTGGGGCTCCGAGCAGGCCGACTGGGGCGGCCTCCTGCCCACCCGGCTCAAGTACGCTAGGGGCTACATGATCGGTACCCGGTGCACCCCCGCCAACCCTGCCGTGCTGTGCTTCGGGGCGGGCAACGGCACCACGGCCGGCGGCGACTCCGGCGGACCGCTGATGGTGTGGAGCCCTCAGACCGGCAGCTGGGTGCAGGCAGGCGTCAGCGCGGTCGGCCCGAAGCCGTCCGGAGGCTGGAGCGGCTACACCAACATCGCCAACTACCGCACCTGGATCAGGCAGATCACGGGCGTGTAG
- a CDS encoding GlxA family transcriptional regulator: MSHIVFFLVPGVHLLDLAGPAQVFSTAADFGHPYTLAYIAEQPQVSTAQGLPLVAGLDWPELGPEDLIVVPGWRTGTLAGGPAIGAASLQVLRDHHARGGTVASVCAGAEALGQAGLLDGRHCTTHHDVQDELALRHPRAVVFRDVLFTADDRVITSAGIASGIDLALHLVATRHGPAVAAQVAREMVVYARRNGHEPQSSAMLRHRSHLDDTVHRAQDLIDARFDQPLPLPTLAAAIGVSERTLTRLFSRATGLTPLRYQQTLRLERAQHFISHGATIDAAARSVGFVDPRMLRRLRARTA; encoded by the coding sequence GTGAGCCACATCGTCTTCTTCCTGGTGCCCGGAGTCCACTTGCTGGACCTGGCCGGCCCCGCACAGGTCTTCTCCACGGCCGCCGACTTCGGGCACCCCTACACGCTCGCCTACATCGCCGAGCAGCCACAGGTCTCCACCGCCCAGGGGCTGCCGCTGGTGGCCGGGCTCGACTGGCCCGAGCTCGGGCCAGAGGATCTGATCGTGGTGCCCGGCTGGCGGACAGGCACCCTGGCCGGCGGCCCCGCCATCGGCGCCGCCTCCCTCCAGGTCCTCCGGGACCACCACGCCAGGGGCGGGACGGTGGCCAGCGTCTGCGCCGGAGCCGAGGCGCTCGGCCAGGCCGGCCTGCTCGACGGCCGCCACTGCACCACCCACCACGACGTGCAGGACGAGCTGGCCCTGCGCCACCCCAGGGCGGTGGTCTTCCGCGACGTCCTGTTCACCGCCGACGACCGGGTGATCACCTCGGCCGGCATCGCCAGCGGCATCGATCTGGCCCTGCACCTGGTCGCGACCCGGCACGGCCCGGCCGTCGCCGCCCAAGTGGCCCGGGAAATGGTCGTCTACGCTCGCCGCAACGGCCATGAACCGCAGTCCAGCGCGATGCTCCGGCATCGGTCCCACCTCGACGACACCGTGCACCGCGCCCAGGACCTCATCGACGCCCGCTTCGACCAACCACTCCCCCTGCCCACCCTGGCCGCGGCCATCGGCGTGAGCGAACGCACCCTCACCCGCCTCTTCAGCCGCGCCACCGGGCTCACCCCACTGCGCTACCAGCAGACCCTCCGCCTCGAACGCGCCCAACACTTCATCAGCCACGGCGCGACGATCGACGCCGCCGCCCGCTCAGTCGGTTTCGTGGACCCGCGCATGCTGCGCCGCCTCCGCGCCCGGACGGCCTGA
- a CDS encoding isochorismatase family protein → MTRALIVIDVQESFRARPLWETTSDLKIADQVNRLVRLSRQAGDLVVWVLHSEPGAGDVFDPALGHVRLMEELERADGEPLIHKTSHNAFTTTNLQQLLTARGIRELTVCGIRTEQCVETTTRVASDLGYQVTFVIDATATNPIPHRDAPADQSVADLLADPRTLPAEEVIRRTEYALAGRFATISTIDQLEAAAGLQA, encoded by the coding sequence ATGACCCGAGCACTGATCGTCATTGATGTCCAGGAGTCCTTCCGCGCCCGTCCCCTGTGGGAAACCACCTCCGACCTGAAGATCGCCGACCAGGTGAACCGCCTGGTCCGGCTCTCCCGTCAGGCCGGGGACCTGGTGGTGTGGGTACTGCACTCCGAGCCCGGCGCCGGCGATGTCTTCGACCCGGCCCTCGGCCATGTCCGGCTGATGGAGGAGCTGGAGCGAGCGGATGGGGAGCCGCTGATCCACAAGACCTCGCACAACGCCTTCACCACCACCAACCTGCAGCAACTCCTCACTGCGCGCGGTATCCGCGAGCTCACCGTCTGCGGCATCCGCACCGAGCAGTGCGTGGAGACGACAACCCGCGTCGCAAGCGACCTCGGCTACCAGGTCACCTTTGTCATCGACGCGACCGCGACCAATCCCATCCCCCACCGCGACGCTCCCGCCGACCAGAGCGTCGCCGATCTGCTGGCCGACCCCCGCACACTGCCTGCCGAAGAGGTCATCAGGCGCACCGAGTACGCCCTCGCCGGACGCTTCGCCACCATCTCGACGATCGACCAGCTGGAGGCCGCAGCAGGACTTCAGGCATGA
- a CDS encoding transposase, producing the protein MPAVPSCILDPIRDQFLALLPTHEDRHPWGCHNPRISDAVVFDRETLRLLVLAAYDRMIGLELDQLSADGCITEAPSGGECAGKSPVDRAKRGLKRSQLTDGRGIPLVTDPAPANTRDHTLLPATLDRFADLEAVLGPLPEHPSLSLDAGYDYSMVHLDLKARGIFGQIAERGAKTSIQAGGRWVVECTNSWMNNFGKLRRCTERRRAPVEFFIALASTIITVRCLLRRAWTLYRWGTRPRNPRIR; encoded by the coding sequence GTGCCTGCCGTCCCATCATGCATTCTCGACCCGATCCGTGACCAGTTCCTCGCGCTGCTGCCCACACATGAGGACCGCCATCCGTGGGGCTGCCACAACCCGCGCATCAGTGACGCGGTGGTCTTCGACCGCGAGACCCTGAGGCTGCTCGTGCTGGCCGCCTACGACCGGATGATCGGCCTCGAACTCGACCAGCTGTCCGCCGACGGCTGCATCACCGAGGCTCCCTCCGGCGGCGAGTGCGCCGGCAAGAGCCCCGTCGACCGAGCCAAACGCGGTCTCAAACGCTCGCAGTTGACGGATGGGCGCGGCATACCGCTGGTCACCGATCCGGCGCCGGCCAACACCCGCGACCACACGCTCCTGCCCGCCACCCTCGACCGCTTCGCCGACCTGGAAGCAGTCCTGGGACCGCTGCCCGAGCACCCGAGCCTGAGCCTGGACGCCGGGTACGACTACAGCATGGTCCACCTCGATCTGAAGGCCCGAGGGATCTTTGGCCAGATCGCCGAGCGCGGCGCGAAGACCTCCATCCAGGCCGGCGGACGGTGGGTGGTGGAGTGCACGAACTCCTGGATGAACAACTTCGGCAAGCTCCGCCGCTGTACCGAGCGACGAAGAGCCCCAGTCGAGTTCTTCATCGCCCTGGCCAGCACCATCATCACCGTCCGCTGCCTGCTCCGACGCGCCTGGACCCTCTACCGCTGGGGCACCCGCCCACGAAACCCCCGCATCCGATGA
- a CDS encoding tetratricopeptide repeat protein — protein MKRAGPEHVEFHESVEVAMIGDHNTVTVLRHAPRLPAPFLAPSRPSSLLVGRDELRGRIRELLSDGVVALHGLPGVGKTALALDIAYDDEVRTRFPDGVLWAGLGAQGNVLRHLADWGEHIGVGSQDLRAHTASGWAEALHRKIGARRFLLIVDDAWDASDALALQMGGPNCAQLLTTRSPGVALEFGGAVLRVDELTPPDGLCLLETLAEEAMGSNREAAAQLVSLVGGLPLALTLMGHHLRGAAFDGQPGVTEALERLRLAEERLRLERRQAPSAAHPSLPVGLPISLLSVLEIGHAQLPASAQEALRDLAAFPPKPNSFATTAAQAVTQAAAETLRAIVRAGLIESAGADRHVMHQVVHDFVRVKGPPAAAERRMAQLYVGMVGKRADGAEEGAMTSEQFQQELGNVLQALDHAHRHGMHEALLTGVDAAYPLLVHRGLYAVAEPHLQHALHAARAVGDAQAEARTLLRLGSVILERGDLRQGGRYLDEGMQRAQQADSVGEIVDLLLKMGWSTGMRGDLERARRHFADTLIGTQGAEAVPALQGLGWVAGLQGRHDESAAHLYRGLELARESGDPSRIAGLLQVGGWMRALAGDYSGSAELFEECLELSRTEHLGTEEVDALHGLGWLATERGHGDQARTQLTEALRLARELDYHERVPILVNLGRVMIRTGDFDGGGRLLREAEQLVREQDRPEKLSDVLRELGRYELAAGAHEPAERHLRESLQIAERIAMRAPLAAALEALAESELAHGHTPAARELLLRAMRLERGNAAVLARLRLALAAVHEAEGDLVTAEELFRAALAGAERTGQEERAALSLAGAARAVAAAGNPQGARALGIDALERLRNLASPHTAEVQEWLRASASRC, from the coding sequence ATGAAGCGGGCCGGGCCGGAGCACGTGGAATTCCACGAATCCGTCGAAGTCGCCATGATCGGCGACCACAACACCGTCACCGTCCTCCGGCACGCGCCGCGGCTCCCCGCCCCCTTTCTCGCGCCGAGCCGACCGTCCAGTCTGCTGGTGGGCCGGGACGAACTGCGCGGACGGATCCGCGAACTGCTCTCCGACGGTGTGGTCGCGCTCCATGGGCTGCCCGGGGTCGGCAAGACCGCGCTCGCGCTGGACATCGCCTATGACGACGAAGTCCGGACCCGTTTCCCCGACGGCGTGCTGTGGGCGGGACTCGGCGCCCAAGGCAATGTGCTGCGGCACCTGGCCGACTGGGGAGAGCACATCGGAGTGGGATCCCAGGACCTACGTGCGCACACCGCCTCCGGCTGGGCCGAGGCCCTCCACCGGAAGATCGGCGCACGCCGCTTCCTTCTCATCGTCGATGACGCCTGGGATGCGAGCGACGCTCTGGCACTGCAAATGGGTGGGCCGAACTGCGCCCAGCTGCTGACCACCCGGTCTCCCGGTGTCGCCCTGGAGTTCGGCGGGGCTGTACTGCGCGTGGACGAACTGACGCCCCCGGACGGCTTGTGCCTGCTCGAAACACTCGCCGAAGAGGCCATGGGATCGAACCGCGAGGCAGCGGCCCAACTGGTGTCCCTCGTCGGCGGACTGCCACTGGCACTCACGCTGATGGGGCACCACCTCAGGGGAGCGGCGTTCGACGGGCAGCCCGGCGTCACCGAAGCACTTGAGCGGCTGCGGCTGGCCGAGGAGCGTCTGCGGCTCGAACGCCGCCAGGCCCCGAGTGCTGCGCATCCCAGCCTTCCGGTCGGCCTGCCGATCTCCCTGTTGTCCGTGCTGGAGATCGGCCACGCCCAGCTGCCCGCCTCCGCCCAGGAAGCCCTCCGCGACCTGGCGGCGTTCCCGCCCAAACCCAACAGCTTCGCGACGACCGCCGCACAGGCCGTCACCCAAGCCGCGGCGGAGACGCTGCGCGCCATCGTACGAGCCGGGCTCATCGAGTCCGCCGGCGCGGATCGCCATGTCATGCACCAGGTGGTCCACGATTTCGTACGCGTCAAAGGCCCACCGGCCGCTGCCGAGCGCCGCATGGCCCAGCTTTACGTGGGCATGGTCGGCAAGAGGGCCGATGGAGCCGAGGAGGGCGCCATGACCAGCGAACAGTTCCAGCAAGAACTCGGCAACGTCCTGCAGGCGCTCGACCACGCACACCGGCACGGCATGCACGAGGCCCTGCTCACCGGGGTCGATGCCGCCTACCCCCTGCTGGTGCACCGAGGCCTGTACGCCGTGGCCGAGCCCCACCTCCAGCACGCCCTGCACGCCGCGCGCGCGGTTGGCGACGCCCAGGCGGAGGCCCGCACCTTGCTTCGCCTGGGCAGCGTGATCCTGGAACGGGGCGACCTGCGTCAAGGCGGCAGATATCTCGACGAAGGCATGCAACGCGCCCAGCAGGCCGACTCCGTGGGAGAGATCGTCGACCTCCTGCTGAAGATGGGCTGGAGCACCGGCATGCGCGGCGACCTGGAACGCGCCAGGCGGCACTTCGCCGACACGCTCATTGGGACGCAGGGCGCGGAGGCCGTACCGGCGCTACAGGGCCTGGGCTGGGTGGCGGGACTGCAGGGCAGGCACGACGAGTCGGCCGCCCATCTTTACCGCGGCCTGGAGCTCGCTCGCGAGAGCGGCGATCCGTCCCGGATCGCGGGACTGCTGCAGGTCGGCGGGTGGATGCGGGCCCTGGCAGGCGACTACAGCGGGTCGGCGGAGCTCTTCGAGGAGTGCCTCGAGCTGTCACGTACCGAGCACTTGGGCACCGAAGAGGTGGATGCGCTGCACGGCCTCGGCTGGCTCGCCACCGAACGCGGCCACGGCGACCAAGCCCGCACCCAACTCACCGAGGCGCTGCGGCTAGCCCGCGAGCTGGACTACCACGAGCGCGTCCCCATCCTGGTCAACTTGGGGCGGGTCATGATCAGGACAGGCGACTTCGACGGCGGCGGCCGACTGCTGCGGGAGGCCGAACAATTGGTCCGCGAACAAGACCGCCCGGAGAAGCTGAGCGATGTGCTGCGGGAACTGGGCAGGTACGAACTGGCTGCCGGGGCCCACGAGCCAGCCGAACGCCACCTCCGGGAGAGCCTGCAGATCGCCGAACGGATCGCAATGCGCGCGCCCCTGGCAGCAGCTCTGGAAGCCCTGGCCGAGTCCGAACTGGCGCACGGCCATACACCCGCCGCACGCGAACTGCTGCTGCGCGCCATGCGGTTGGAGCGGGGCAACGCAGCCGTACTGGCCCGCCTGCGGCTGGCTCTGGCGGCGGTCCACGAGGCGGAGGGCGATCTCGTCACGGCGGAGGAGCTCTTCCGGGCGGCCCTCGCCGGTGCCGAGCGAACAGGCCAGGAGGAACGCGCCGCCTTGAGCTTGGCCGGAGCGGCTCGCGCGGTCGCAGCAGCCGGAAACCCACAGGGCGCTCGCGCACTGGGCATCGACGCCCTCGAACGGCTCCGCAACCTCGCCAGCCCCCACACGGCAGAGGTCCAGGAGTGGCTAAGAGCGTCCGCCAGTAGGTGCTGA
- a CDS encoding DUF4238 domain-containing protein, with amino-acid sequence MSVRSAGSSRPGSEDLSRLAELASEAGNQVARQHVVSQVLLRQFATPVRHASGLQVQPYDLLYPERHCRTKPTRAVGWIKDFVPYASASLEALWAEVEQKLPPVFHAVPQGTALGDPHALAVLRDLIALHYVRSQHYRDTFHRIFKEAHAEQRRWLLAEGQQLLRAATLQRTGLDTPGRQALAVRADELLSTMVESYGNGSLLRVRIEDSFRTAREWVAGVGLEILQAEEGEFLIGDNPAMTLRTEDEQLIYGMALGDAHTAVLPLGPRHTLALGAADGAGSVPRAWVDRMNVLQVKTARRRVFTRPGSPLRRFIGQLIPQWQADQSATRLSP; translated from the coding sequence ATGAGTGTGCGCAGCGCTGGATCGAGCCGACCTGGCAGTGAAGACCTGTCGAGGCTGGCTGAGTTGGCGTCCGAGGCTGGCAACCAGGTGGCGCGGCAGCATGTCGTCTCTCAGGTCCTGCTGCGGCAGTTCGCTACTCCTGTCAGGCACGCGAGCGGCCTGCAGGTCCAGCCCTACGACCTTCTGTATCCCGAGCGGCACTGCCGGACGAAGCCGACGCGTGCCGTGGGCTGGATCAAGGACTTCGTGCCGTATGCCTCCGCCTCACTCGAGGCCCTGTGGGCGGAGGTTGAACAGAAGCTGCCGCCAGTCTTCCACGCCGTGCCGCAAGGAACCGCACTGGGAGATCCGCACGCCCTGGCGGTCCTGCGCGATCTGATCGCGCTGCACTACGTCCGCTCCCAGCACTACCGCGATACCTTCCACCGGATCTTCAAGGAAGCCCACGCTGAGCAACGGCGCTGGCTGCTGGCGGAAGGACAGCAGCTCCTGCGGGCTGCCACGCTGCAAAGAACCGGACTGGACACTCCCGGGCGGCAGGCCCTTGCTGTGCGCGCAGACGAGCTGCTGAGCACGATGGTCGAGTCCTATGGCAATGGTTCCCTGCTGCGGGTGCGCATCGAGGATTCGTTCCGCACGGCACGCGAGTGGGTAGCGGGGGTTGGCCTGGAGATCCTTCAGGCGGAGGAAGGCGAGTTTCTCATCGGCGACAACCCGGCCATGACGCTGCGCACCGAGGACGAGCAGCTGATCTATGGCATGGCGCTCGGAGACGCGCACACTGCGGTTCTGCCGCTGGGGCCCCGGCACACCCTTGCTCTTGGGGCTGCCGATGGGGCTGGCTCCGTCCCGCGAGCCTGGGTCGACAGGATGAACGTGCTGCAGGTGAAGACTGCGCGTCGGCGCGTGTTCACGCGCCCCGGCAGTCCGCTCCGCAGGTTCATCGGCCAGCTGATTCCTCAATGGCAGGCTGATCAGAGCGCGACGAGACTGTCTCCTTAG